A genomic stretch from Verrucomicrobiota bacterium includes:
- a CDS encoding class I SAM-dependent RNA methyltransferase codes for MKRRPPKSFRPEPFSYHQELEATIESLTNLAQGVARIDGWVVFVPFALPGERVRLRIFRNHKNHSEADLLEVLDPSPDRIDPRCPLFGTCGGCNYQHLAYETQLRWKRRQVEELLRHMVGLEFPVEPPVPSPQPYGYRSKLTPHFAKPRESRIGPIGFLRAGTRHQIVDVAHCHIAVPAINQALPSLRAHTRQQETKRRKGATLLLRAADKGVENDPNQEIEETVDGLRFRFLAGDFFQNNPFILPAFTRYAAQEAKTGGATHLIDAFCGSGLFAIACARHFESVLGIEISETAVERAQANALRNGLAHCRFQAGDAAAIFAQVGTPPERTTILIDPPRKGSTPEFLVQLFAYGPSRVVYVSCNPATQMRDLKLFLENGYHLQRVQPFDLFPQTKHLECVMTLTKEGSPEEASCHGGHGGHGGERPTE; via the coding sequence ATGAAGCGGCGACCTCCCAAATCCTTTCGGCCTGAACCCTTCTCCTACCACCAGGAGCTGGAAGCGACCATTGAGTCGCTCACCAATCTGGCCCAAGGCGTGGCCCGGATCGATGGCTGGGTCGTCTTTGTCCCCTTTGCCCTCCCGGGCGAGCGAGTTCGCTTGCGGATCTTCCGCAATCACAAAAACCACTCCGAGGCCGACCTCCTCGAAGTCCTCGACCCCTCTCCCGACCGTATCGACCCCCGCTGCCCCCTTTTCGGCACTTGCGGAGGCTGCAATTACCAGCATCTGGCCTACGAAACGCAGCTCCGCTGGAAGCGACGGCAGGTCGAGGAACTCCTCCGTCACATGGTCGGCTTGGAATTCCCAGTCGAGCCCCCCGTGCCCTCGCCACAGCCCTACGGCTACCGTTCCAAGCTCACCCCGCACTTCGCCAAACCCCGCGAGAGCCGCATCGGCCCCATCGGCTTCCTTCGGGCGGGGACGCGGCATCAAATCGTGGACGTCGCCCACTGCCACATCGCCGTCCCCGCCATCAACCAAGCTCTCCCATCGCTGCGCGCGCACACGCGCCAACAGGAAACCAAGCGGAGAAAGGGGGCCACGCTTCTCCTCCGCGCGGCGGACAAGGGAGTCGAAAACGACCCCAACCAGGAAATCGAAGAAACGGTCGACGGTCTTCGCTTCCGCTTCCTGGCCGGGGATTTTTTCCAAAACAATCCCTTCATCCTGCCGGCCTTCACCCGCTACGCCGCCCAGGAAGCCAAAACCGGAGGTGCCACTCACCTGATCGACGCCTTCTGTGGGAGTGGCTTGTTCGCGATCGCTTGCGCCCGGCACTTTGAAAGCGTCTTGGGCATTGAAATTAGCGAAACCGCCGTGGAGCGAGCCCAGGCCAACGCCCTCCGAAATGGTCTGGCCCACTGTCGTTTTCAAGCGGGCGATGCCGCCGCCATCTTCGCCCAGGTGGGCACCCCGCCCGAACGCACCACCATCCTGATCGATCCGCCCCGAAAAGGCAGCACCCCCGAATTTCTGGTGCAGCTTTTCGCTTACGGACCCTCCCGAGTGGTCTACGTCAGTTGCAACCCCGCCACCCAAATGCGGGATCTGAAGCTGTTCTTAGAAAACGGCTACCACCTGCAAAGAGTCCAACCCTTCGATCTCTTCCCTCAAACCAAGCACCTCGAATGCGTCATGACGCTGACCAAAGAAGGCTCGCCGGAGGAGGCCTCGTGCCATGGTGGCCATGGTGGCCATGGTGGCGAAAGGCCTACCGAGTGA
- a CDS encoding bifunctional riboflavin kinase/FAD synthetase gives MLTASDMSELSSLPEPLHLAIGVFDGIHRGHQALLARALQSAQEGGSAVAVSFDPHPIEVLRPGSAPRTLTAQRHKQHLLEDFGMDGFLVLPFTAAFACLEAPAFIERLLGQARVAEMIVGRDWCFGRARSGNVEVLAKLGQERGFAVAVIEPVLHGGERVSSTRVREAVLRGSLEEAAAMLGRPYSVSGQVIRGKQVGRTIGYPTANLGLRNTQLPPTGVYAVRAKAWGQWWPGMANLGHRPTVEPSNEGGERLLETHLFDFEGDLYGTDMEIAFLDFLRGEQKFAGVAALREQIRLDEKKARAVLATSFTR, from the coding sequence ATGCTGACCGCGAGCGACATGAGCGAATTGAGTTCCTTGCCGGAACCGCTCCATCTCGCCATCGGCGTTTTCGATGGAATTCACCGAGGGCACCAGGCCTTGCTCGCCAGAGCCTTGCAGTCTGCCCAGGAAGGGGGTTCGGCGGTGGCGGTCTCCTTCGACCCTCACCCCATCGAAGTCCTGCGCCCCGGAAGCGCTCCCCGCACCCTAACCGCCCAGCGCCACAAGCAGCACCTGCTCGAAGACTTCGGGATGGATGGCTTTCTTGTCCTGCCCTTTACGGCTGCCTTCGCTTGTTTGGAGGCACCCGCTTTCATTGAAAGGCTGCTGGGGCAGGCGCGCGTCGCCGAAATGATCGTGGGTCGTGATTGGTGTTTTGGCCGCGCCCGGAGTGGGAACGTGGAAGTGCTCGCAAAACTCGGCCAAGAGCGGGGCTTCGCGGTCGCCGTGATCGAGCCGGTCCTGCATGGGGGCGAGCGCGTGAGCAGCACCCGCGTGCGGGAAGCCGTCTTGCGCGGAAGTCTGGAGGAGGCCGCGGCCATGCTGGGGCGGCCTTACAGCGTCTCCGGCCAAGTCATCCGGGGCAAGCAAGTCGGCCGAACCATCGGCTACCCCACGGCCAACCTGGGATTGCGCAACACCCAGCTGCCGCCGACCGGCGTCTACGCTGTGCGGGCCAAAGCTTGGGGGCAGTGGTGGCCGGGGATGGCGAATTTGGGTCACCGCCCCACCGTCGAACCTTCCAACGAAGGCGGGGAACGCTTGCTGGAGACCCATCTCTTCGACTTTGAAGGCGATCTCTATGGGACGGATATGGAGATCGCCTTCCTCGATTTCCTGCGAGGGGAGCAAAAGTTCGCAGGCGTGGCAGCGCTCAGGGAGCAGATCCGACTGGATGAAAAAAAGGCGCGGGCGGTCTTGGCCACCTCCTTCACTCGGTAG
- the truB gene encoding tRNA pseudouridine(55) synthase TruB — translation MQPTSTIDGVLLVDKRGGMTSHDVVAIARRCLGIKKIGHCGTLDPMATGLLILVVGRGTKIQDLLMAEDKVYEGELTLGTTTSTQDKEGEELERKDVPPLADEQIKEVFDRFTGDFEQIPPMVSAIKKDGVPLYKLARKGKEVKRDPRPVKVHEYEILRSAPPQIGFRVHCSKGFYVRTYAHDIGQALGCGAHLSALRRTKSGRFDLARAVTADELKEGPREGVLQKLLSLPEVSYIRGA, via the coding sequence ATGCAGCCCACCTCGACCATTGACGGAGTTCTCCTGGTAGACAAACGCGGGGGGATGACCTCCCATGACGTCGTCGCCATCGCTCGCCGGTGCCTCGGCATCAAAAAAATCGGGCATTGCGGCACCCTGGACCCCATGGCCACCGGCCTGCTCATCTTGGTGGTGGGTCGGGGCACGAAAATCCAGGATCTCCTGATGGCGGAAGACAAAGTCTATGAGGGAGAACTCACGCTCGGCACCACCACCAGTACTCAAGACAAGGAAGGCGAAGAGCTGGAGCGCAAGGACGTCCCCCCGCTCGCGGACGAGCAGATCAAAGAAGTCTTCGACCGCTTCACGGGAGACTTCGAGCAGATCCCGCCCATGGTCTCCGCCATCAAAAAAGATGGCGTCCCTCTCTACAAGCTGGCGCGCAAGGGCAAAGAAGTGAAGCGCGACCCTCGCCCGGTCAAGGTGCACGAGTACGAGATCCTCCGAAGCGCCCCGCCTCAGATTGGATTCCGGGTCCACTGCAGCAAGGGATTCTATGTCCGGACCTACGCCCACGATATCGGGCAAGCCCTTGGCTGTGGAGCCCACCTCAGCGCGCTGCGCCGCACCAAATCGGGGCGCTTCGACCTGGCGCGGGCCGTGACCGCGGACGAGCTGAAAGAAGGCCCGCGTGAGGGAGTGCTGCAAAAACTCCTCTCCCTACCGGAAGTGTCCTACATTCGGGGTGCGTAG
- a CDS encoding DHH family phosphoesterase, whose product MRAEFPEIARVLREAPRIAVVSHARPDGDALGSTLALGYSLQAEGREVLMLNEDGVPEHLAYLPGASAVASPSQTVQKVEGEAVVVALDCANRSRLGEGCLQALSAATFWINLDHHISNEGYGDLVCLASDLPATGQLLYEFLTSQNFPIPPETRDGLFVAISTDTGSFQYSSTNAETFRLVADLLDRGLDVGELNRLTYHNHPQRKIALLKELLQVYQLRAGGRLATTWATGELKSRLGLLPGDTEDALLPLRAIDSVVVAVFFEELPSGEIRVSARSKSPRVDVCALCHQFGGGGHALAAGARLPGPLETAREAFLNATENVIHAAHLDH is encoded by the coding sequence ATGAGGGCAGAATTCCCGGAAATCGCCCGCGTTCTCCGCGAGGCCCCTCGCATTGCCGTGGTCAGCCACGCCCGACCGGACGGAGATGCGCTCGGTTCGACCTTGGCCTTGGGCTACTCTTTGCAAGCCGAGGGAAGAGAGGTCCTCATGCTGAATGAAGATGGTGTCCCCGAACACCTGGCTTACCTCCCGGGGGCCTCAGCCGTCGCCTCGCCCTCCCAAACGGTTCAAAAGGTCGAGGGAGAAGCGGTGGTGGTGGCCTTGGATTGCGCCAATCGCTCGCGGCTGGGCGAAGGTTGCCTGCAAGCGCTGTCCGCTGCGACCTTTTGGATTAATCTCGACCATCACATCAGCAATGAAGGCTATGGAGACCTCGTTTGCCTAGCCAGTGATCTGCCAGCCACCGGTCAACTCCTCTACGAGTTTCTGACCTCGCAAAATTTCCCCATCCCGCCGGAGACCCGCGATGGACTCTTCGTAGCCATCTCCACCGATACCGGGTCCTTTCAATACAGCTCCACCAATGCGGAGACCTTTCGCTTGGTGGCTGATCTGTTGGATCGCGGGTTGGATGTAGGGGAACTCAATCGTCTGACCTACCACAATCATCCGCAGCGAAAAATCGCTCTCCTGAAGGAGCTTTTGCAAGTCTACCAGCTGCGGGCCGGGGGTCGCTTGGCCACGACCTGGGCCACCGGCGAGCTGAAATCCCGATTGGGCCTCCTGCCAGGGGATACCGAAGACGCGCTTCTGCCGCTGCGAGCGATCGATAGCGTGGTGGTGGCGGTCTTCTTTGAAGAGCTGCCCTCGGGAGAGATCCGAGTGAGCGCCCGTTCGAAGTCCCCCCGGGTGGATGTCTGCGCTCTCTGTCACCAATTTGGCGGCGGCGGTCATGCCCTCGCGGCGGGCGCGCGACTCCCCGGACCCCTCGAAACCGCCCGCGAAGCTTTCCTCAACGCTACAGAAAACGTGATCCATGCAGCCCACCTCGACCATTGA
- the rbfA gene encoding 30S ribosome-binding factor RbfA — MSRRLIRVQELLKREISAVISKEFVFDDVLVTINGIEITPDLKEAKVFVGAVGNPRFQEQAVEKLNAKHGLIQSRVSKRVHLRNTPVLRFILDHAVERGVRILNLIDSLDELPTAPQEESDPEDLSAEQK, encoded by the coding sequence ATGAGCCGCCGCCTCATACGCGTGCAGGAACTCCTCAAGCGGGAGATCAGCGCTGTCATTTCCAAAGAGTTTGTCTTCGATGACGTGCTCGTGACCATCAATGGGATCGAAATCACCCCCGATCTCAAGGAGGCCAAGGTCTTCGTAGGCGCGGTCGGCAATCCCCGCTTCCAAGAGCAAGCGGTGGAGAAGCTGAATGCCAAACACGGCTTGATCCAGAGTCGCGTCAGCAAACGAGTTCATCTGCGAAACACCCCGGTTCTTCGATTCATCCTGGATCACGCGGTCGAGCGCGGCGTTCGCATTCTCAATCTGATCGACTCCTTGGATGAGCTTCCCACGGCCCCGCAGGAAGAGAGCGATCCCGAAGACCTCTCGGCCGAACAGAAATGA
- the infB gene encoding translation initiation factor IF-2, with protein sequence MSSKPAKKKASPQKKKKVLSLIDEDNRPSRRERRRQKQQEEEEAKVSPVEKAKEEALNLLDDEPAEKKVVSEPAGASEAEEVEAGPDPEKTVSLKPPIIVKDLAEAMELKPFKIIQDLMEFDVFATPTHSVEPEIAAKICDKHGFYFEREKREKGGGVHKTEVNIVEPELPDTEKEDDLEYRAPIITFMGHVDHGKTSLLDKIRESRVTAGEAGGITQHVGAYSVEHQGKHITFLDTPGHAVFSSMRARGADVTDVVVLVIAADDGIMPQTKEAIDHAKAAKVEIVVAINKCDLATANPDRVMAQLAENDLSPTSYGGSTECVQVSAQTGEGISELLETLLLQAEVLELRANPAGTARATVIEAKTEAGKGPTATAIVQTGTLKVGMPFICGSFAGKIKGLLNDRGERVKEAGPAMPVELLGFNGIPNVGDDVVEMESERDAKKLGDERQEEARKEKLLAPQRSRMEDMLATIKAGEQKTMKMVLKTDVQGTAQAIAEALGEIESEKIQLDIIHKAAGAITESDILLASASDAIVIGFNTKTENKALAAAKREGVQIKLFSIVYELIDQVKDAMLGMLEPETREKIIGHAEVKQIFKIRRGRVAGCIVQDGKVTRDARARVLRDRQPVYDGGVHTLRRFQDDVDEVKMGVECGIRLGDYNEYEEGDIIETYLLEKIEQTL encoded by the coding sequence ATGTCTTCGAAGCCCGCCAAGAAGAAAGCTTCTCCCCAGAAGAAAAAAAAGGTTTTGTCTCTCATCGACGAAGACAACCGGCCCTCACGTCGTGAGCGGCGGCGCCAGAAGCAGCAGGAAGAGGAGGAGGCCAAGGTCTCGCCCGTGGAGAAGGCCAAAGAGGAAGCGCTCAATTTGCTCGATGACGAGCCCGCTGAAAAGAAAGTCGTGAGCGAGCCCGCGGGCGCTTCGGAAGCGGAAGAAGTGGAGGCGGGTCCGGATCCTGAAAAGACCGTCAGCCTGAAGCCGCCGATCATCGTGAAGGACTTGGCAGAGGCCATGGAGCTCAAGCCTTTCAAGATCATCCAGGACTTGATGGAGTTCGATGTCTTCGCCACCCCGACCCACTCGGTCGAGCCGGAAATCGCCGCCAAAATCTGCGACAAGCATGGGTTCTATTTCGAGCGGGAAAAGCGCGAAAAGGGAGGCGGTGTCCACAAGACGGAAGTCAACATCGTCGAGCCGGAACTGCCGGATACCGAGAAAGAAGACGATCTGGAATACCGCGCCCCCATCATCACCTTCATGGGGCATGTGGATCATGGAAAGACCTCCTTGCTCGATAAAATCCGGGAAAGCCGAGTGACCGCGGGCGAGGCCGGCGGCATCACCCAGCACGTGGGTGCCTACAGCGTGGAGCACCAAGGAAAGCACATCACCTTCTTGGATACACCGGGTCACGCCGTCTTTTCCTCCATGCGGGCCCGGGGAGCGGATGTCACCGATGTGGTGGTCCTGGTGATCGCGGCGGATGATGGCATCATGCCGCAAACCAAAGAGGCCATCGACCATGCCAAGGCGGCCAAGGTGGAAATCGTAGTGGCCATCAACAAGTGTGATCTGGCGACCGCTAACCCCGATCGCGTCATGGCGCAGTTGGCCGAGAATGATCTCTCCCCGACTTCCTATGGCGGCTCGACCGAATGCGTTCAGGTCTCAGCCCAAACCGGGGAAGGAATCTCAGAGCTTTTGGAAACCCTCTTGCTGCAAGCGGAAGTGCTGGAGTTGCGAGCCAATCCTGCGGGAACGGCCCGCGCCACCGTGATCGAGGCCAAGACCGAGGCCGGCAAGGGGCCGACCGCCACCGCCATCGTGCAAACGGGAACCCTCAAGGTGGGCATGCCCTTCATTTGCGGTTCCTTCGCCGGCAAAATCAAAGGCCTGCTGAACGACCGGGGAGAACGGGTGAAAGAGGCGGGGCCGGCCATGCCGGTGGAACTGCTCGGCTTCAATGGCATCCCGAACGTGGGAGACGATGTGGTCGAGATGGAGAGCGAGCGCGACGCCAAAAAGCTGGGCGACGAGCGCCAGGAAGAAGCCCGCAAAGAGAAGCTTCTGGCCCCGCAGCGCTCTCGCATGGAAGACATGCTGGCCACCATCAAGGCAGGCGAGCAGAAGACCATGAAAATGGTCCTCAAAACAGACGTCCAAGGAACGGCCCAAGCCATTGCGGAGGCTCTGGGCGAGATCGAGTCCGAGAAGATCCAGCTCGACATCATTCACAAGGCGGCCGGCGCCATCACGGAATCGGATATTCTTTTGGCGAGTGCTTCCGATGCCATTGTCATCGGCTTCAATACCAAGACGGAAAACAAGGCTTTGGCCGCAGCCAAGCGAGAAGGCGTCCAGATCAAGCTCTTCTCGATCGTGTATGAGCTGATCGACCAAGTGAAGGACGCCATGCTGGGAATGCTCGAGCCGGAGACCCGGGAAAAGATCATCGGCCATGCCGAAGTGAAACAGATTTTCAAGATCCGCCGTGGGCGGGTGGCTGGTTGCATCGTGCAGGATGGCAAGGTCACTCGGGACGCCCGAGCCCGTGTCCTGCGGGATCGCCAGCCAGTCTACGATGGCGGAGTCCACACCCTGCGCCGCTTCCAAGACGATGTGGACGAGGTCAAGATGGGCGTCGAATGCGGGATCCGCTTGGGCGACTACAATGAGTATGAGGAGGGCGACATCATCGAGACCTATCTCCTCGAAAAAATCGAGCAGACCCTGTGA
- the nusA gene encoding transcription termination factor NusA, translated as MVRRSANTSPEVRFRYAEWDFHPALFVSGIDHKIMTNDLLAVIEYFEKEKGIDRATMVDALEGAMLSATRKRIGPARELRIDIDPAKGKIKAIARLVVKEKVELPYDEIDLRTARRLKPEIQVGEEVEVEVTPANLGRIAAQTAKQAMMQRLRQAEKAMIYEEFKDRAGDIVSGTVRRFERSDVLIDLGRFEGLMPSRERVSTEDYNIGDRLRLYVVAVENGSRGPEIILSRSHPNFVKRLFEFEVSEIADRTVQIRSIARESGYRTKIAVASSDDKVDPVGACVGLRGARVKNIVRELNNEKVDIIRWSDDPRELVAESLKPATLKKIDVDEEEKMIRVTVPEDELSKAIGRRGQNARLTSRLMGWNVQVEKDESAHEAFEARVVDAAQEFVSKLAMDESQAIELVRGGIVTVDSLAGIDADDLMGILGIEEADAALILEKYQALGAAEEGAPEEQEPISEEEPASAES; from the coding sequence TTGGTTCGCCGATCGGCCAACACCTCGCCGGAAGTTCGCTTTCGGTATGCGGAGTGGGATTTTCATCCCGCTCTTTTTGTTTCTGGAATCGACCACAAGATCATGACCAACGACCTGCTCGCCGTTATCGAATACTTCGAAAAGGAGAAGGGGATCGACCGTGCCACCATGGTGGATGCCTTGGAGGGAGCCATGCTCTCGGCCACCCGTAAGCGCATCGGACCTGCCCGGGAACTGCGGATCGACATCGATCCAGCCAAAGGAAAGATCAAGGCGATCGCCCGGCTGGTGGTCAAAGAAAAGGTCGAGCTTCCCTACGATGAAATCGATCTTCGCACGGCTCGCCGCCTCAAGCCAGAGATCCAAGTGGGCGAAGAGGTCGAGGTGGAAGTGACTCCAGCGAACCTGGGGCGCATCGCGGCCCAGACCGCCAAGCAAGCCATGATGCAGCGCCTCCGCCAGGCGGAGAAGGCCATGATTTACGAAGAGTTCAAGGACCGCGCTGGGGACATCGTGAGCGGCACGGTCCGCCGTTTCGAGCGCTCGGATGTCTTGATTGATCTTGGTCGCTTCGAAGGACTCATGCCCTCGCGCGAACGCGTTTCGACCGAGGACTACAACATCGGCGATCGCCTGCGGCTCTACGTGGTGGCGGTCGAGAACGGCTCGCGGGGCCCTGAGATCATTCTTTCCCGGAGTCACCCGAATTTTGTGAAGCGGCTCTTTGAATTCGAGGTCAGTGAAATCGCCGACCGCACCGTCCAAATCCGCTCCATCGCTCGCGAATCCGGATACCGGACGAAAATCGCGGTCGCCAGCAGCGATGACAAGGTCGATCCGGTTGGGGCCTGTGTGGGGCTTCGGGGTGCCCGCGTCAAGAACATCGTTCGCGAACTCAACAACGAAAAGGTCGATATCATCCGGTGGAGTGATGACCCTCGCGAGTTGGTGGCCGAGTCGCTCAAGCCGGCCACCCTCAAAAAGATTGATGTGGATGAGGAAGAAAAGATGATTCGCGTGACGGTGCCTGAAGACGAGCTTTCCAAAGCCATTGGGCGCCGAGGGCAAAATGCCCGGCTGACCTCACGCCTCATGGGCTGGAACGTCCAAGTAGAAAAAGACGAGTCTGCTCATGAAGCGTTTGAAGCGCGGGTGGTGGATGCCGCGCAAGAATTTGTCAGCAAGCTGGCCATGGACGAGTCCCAAGCCATTGAGCTGGTCCGGGGAGGGATTGTCACGGTCGACAGCTTGGCTGGGATCGATGCCGATGACCTTATGGGCATCCTCGGGATCGAAGAAGCAGACGCCGCCCTCATCCTCGAGAAGTATCAAGCCCTGGGAGCGGCTGAGGAAGGCGCTCCCGAGGAACAGGAACCCATCTCCGAAGAAGAGCCCGCTTCTGCCGAAAGCTAA
- a CDS encoding HAD-IA family hydrolase: MPINTLFFDAVGTLFALREPVGQTYARLGAEHGWLAEPDHLEAAFRANFQVLGRPAYSFYREADQAEVAWWRELVQATFLSATARASGDIEACFQALFQHYARAEAWQLYPETEEVLEAVSSRYRCFIASNFDKRLPPLLEELGIAHHFQDCLHSSRLGASKPSPAFFEGALLAASARAQDTLHVGDDPKLDQEAATTAGIASVHLMRPQTSLWSVLQALA, translated from the coding sequence GTGCCAATCAATACGCTTTTCTTCGACGCCGTGGGGACGCTTTTCGCTCTCCGCGAACCCGTCGGCCAAACCTACGCCCGCCTGGGAGCCGAGCACGGCTGGCTGGCCGAACCAGACCATCTGGAAGCCGCCTTCCGAGCCAACTTCCAAGTCTTGGGCCGGCCGGCCTACTCTTTCTACCGAGAGGCCGACCAAGCCGAAGTCGCTTGGTGGAGAGAGCTCGTTCAGGCTACCTTCCTGAGCGCCACCGCTCGGGCGAGCGGCGACATCGAAGCTTGCTTCCAAGCGCTTTTCCAGCACTACGCACGAGCCGAGGCTTGGCAGCTCTACCCCGAAACCGAGGAAGTGCTGGAGGCCGTTTCCTCTCGCTACCGCTGCTTCATCGCCAGCAACTTTGACAAGCGACTTCCCCCTCTCTTGGAGGAGTTGGGAATCGCCCATCACTTTCAAGACTGCCTCCACTCCTCTCGCTTGGGGGCTTCCAAACCCAGCCCGGCCTTTTTCGAAGGAGCCCTCTTGGCGGCTTCAGCTCGAGCCCAAGACACCCTTCACGTGGGTGACGATCCGAAACTCGACCAGGAGGCCGCCACGACCGCCGGGATAGCAAGTGTCCACCTCATGCGACCCCAAACCTCGCTCTGGAGCGTCCTCCAGGCGCTCGCTTAA
- a CDS encoding type II toxin-antitoxin system VapB family antitoxin has protein sequence MKTTIDIPEQALVDAMRFTKAKTKREAVVKALEEFNRQQRVKDLVASFGTWDIATNDEIEAGDMAEFRRLQRIAEQESSAGKD, from the coding sequence ATGAAGACCACGATTGATATTCCCGAACAAGCCTTGGTGGATGCCATGCGATTCACCAAGGCCAAGACGAAACGGGAAGCGGTGGTCAAGGCCTTGGAAGAGTTCAATCGCCAGCAGCGCGTGAAAGACTTGGTCGCGAGCTTCGGCACTTGGGATATAGCAACCAATGACGAGATCGAGGCCGGTGATATGGCGGAATTCCGGCGGTTGCAAAGAATCGCTGAGCAGGAGTCGAGCGCGGGCAAAGATTGA
- a CDS encoding PIN domain-containing protein, producing MITLIDSSAWIEATRKDGDPETTKEVTILLETSQAAMTEPVWMEVYRGLNGKKENARFVSARALCHWLHFDAECWEEATQVGRLCLRSGLNIPLGDILVFSCAERHGVDLLERDRHFAMLRKIGRP from the coding sequence ATGATCACCCTGATCGACAGCTCAGCTTGGATCGAAGCGACGCGCAAAGATGGCGATCCCGAGACTACTAAGGAAGTGACGATCCTTCTAGAGACAAGCCAGGCTGCTATGACGGAGCCCGTGTGGATGGAAGTCTACCGAGGGCTAAATGGGAAAAAAGAGAACGCGCGCTTCGTTTCAGCCCGGGCGCTTTGTCATTGGCTACACTTTGACGCGGAATGCTGGGAAGAAGCCACCCAAGTGGGTCGCCTTTGCTTGCGCAGCGGCTTGAACATTCCGCTTGGCGATATCCTCGTCTTTTCCTGTGCGGAGAGGCATGGCGTGGATCTGCTGGAGCGCGACCGGCATTTCGCGATGCTGCGAAAAATCGGTCGGCCCTAG